The segment TGCGGAAGAGAAAATGCCTTCAGAGGAGAGGGTTTCCTCCGTATAAGGGTGTTTATCGGTATAATCGATCCGATTAGTATGAAAACAAACAGGAGGAACACGCAGAAAAAGAACCACATGACCATTTCCAGCCAATGGGTCAGTGCCGCCAGGGTGAAAATTCCGACAATCACGAACTCCACCTTTGAAGGGGGCACACTAGTAAGCTGTTGATCGGCCGCAGGATCAGGATTAGATATACTCACTATTAGCAGGCAGATTAGCCAGTTCAGGCAGGTGACTGCGCGTAAGTTCTCAAAGAATATGAAAACGGTGACCAAGACCATGgccacaaaaaagaaaagcagGCTGATCCAGTAGAACTCGATGAAAACGGCATTTATATCCGCTCTAAAAGTGAAGCAGTAGATTCAGTGCCAATGCAAATGCGCCCTCCTCAGAAACGCCACTCACATAATGGAGACAAGCGCCCATTGGACCAaggccaccagcagccacatcAACGTCAGCGTATAGGACACGCAGGCAAACTTCCTCCTTTCCCGTTGGTACTCCTGAAGTCTCGTTCTGCGCCCTTCAATAATCCAACTGTGGTATGTGTCCTAGTGGTTGGAAATGAGTATAGTATGTGGTATTCTACGGACAGAATTACTGAACACAATGCTGTCCAACATTAACGGAGAACTCAAGCCTGATTTGATTTATAGAAAAACCAAGGAGAAGGGAAACTGGGAGTAACTAGGAAGTAGTCTGTCCCGCTACAAATGACCGAGGTTGTTATCTGTTAAAGAATCAAAGGGCAGACACTATCGCAGACAGCACTTCGACCATCAGTCTACTCAAGGGGATGAGATCGGTGCGGCCCGGCATATCATACTCTACGTTGCTCAGTTGGCTTACCGTTTCCTGCAATTggtttttattattttgtacTTAAATTTTTATGTAAAGCGAATCCAGCAACACCAGACCGTCTCCAGCTATGGAGCAGACCGGAGATGCCGACCAACGGACAAGGAAAATACTGTGCCAGACATACAAGGTGACCATCATTATGCTGATCATTGGACAGATACAGGTTTCGATTTTCATGGAAATGTGAGTGGAGTTAGGGATTCGGGATCAGTGCTCCCTCTTATTCCGATCTTCCACCCCGCAGAAAGCCCGTGAAGAAATTCCTCGAAGAGCACTATTATTTCAGCCTGCTGCAGTTCTTCGTCAGCTTCATATCCATACAATTGTACGTGTTCTTTTACCACATGATCGTAGAAAAGGCCGCCTGGAAGCGCATACTGGCCGGCGTCTGGACGGTGAGTCATCTGATCGCTGCGCGGCGATCCATCTTTTTGGCCAGGAGCCCAACTAACAGTCCCAGTATCACTACAGTTCGAGGTAAATACCATATCCATCATGAAACCCGCAAAGACGGCGCCATATATTAGCTTAATCATCTCCGTTGCGCTTACCTTCATCGTCATGGCCATCAGTCTGTGCTACGGAAACTTGGCGGTGGACCATAGGCGTGGTCTCTTCGTAAGTGCTCCCAGGGAGCCACGACTCGTACTGATCCCTCCTGACCTCATGCTAGGTAACACGTCACAATGTGATCCGGTGGAGCGAACGTCTATTTGTCCTCACCAGCTTTGGCATCATCGTGTGCGCCGAAATGAAGCGAATTACCATCGAGTTCGTGACCCTTCTCGTCTACACCATTCTGTCGAACATTGTAAGATCTACTAGTCCTCCTGGCCGCTGTAACTCGTTACCTCTATCTGCCTTAATCATCTGCAGTTTGTGGTGATATTTGCCGCCTCAATAAGGAAACCGAACTTCTATCACTACGAGCCCAAGGGAGACCACATACTCATCGGCCAGCTGTATTACCTGAACTTCTATGCCCTCTACATGGGCTATGTGTGGACGACAGCCTCCTGGTTCGAGATAATGGATTGGAATGTCAAGCTCACAGATTTATTTAAATAAGTCACAGTGTCACAGTCACACCGGTCACGCG is part of the Drosophila miranda strain MSH22 chromosome Y unlocalized genomic scaffold, D.miranda_PacBio2.1 Contig_Y1_pilon, whole genome shotgun sequence genome and harbors:
- the LOC117190812 gene encoding uncharacterized protein LOC117190812 isoform X2; its protein translation is MWLLVALVQWALVSIIADINAVFIEFYWISLLFFFVAMVLVTVFIFFENLRAVTCLNWLICLLIVEFVIVGIFTLAALTHWLEMVMWFFFCVFLLFVFILIGSIIPINTLIRRKPSPLKAFSLPQHDLTLDVVILFVLAFIFLIITVFFAMISILVKMPNTFIVYQVFITIVVLLIFSRSSSRSS
- the LOC117190813 gene encoding uncharacterized protein LOC117190813, whose protein sequence is MEQTGDADQRTRKILCQTYKVTIIMLIIGQIQVSIFMEIKPVKKFLEEHYYFSLLQFFVSFISIQLYVFFYHMIVEKAAWKRILAGVWTFEVNTISIMKPAKTAPYISLIISVALTFIVMAISLCYGNLAVDHRRGLFVTRHNVIRWSERLFVLTSFGIIVCAEMKRITIEFVTLLVYTILSNIFVVIFAASIRKPNFYHYEPKGDHILIGQLYYLNFYALYMGYVWTTASWFEIMDWNVKLTDLFK